From the Ancylothrix sp. D3o genome, one window contains:
- a CDS encoding TIGR00300 family protein, with protein sequence MTDSIRYLMCSPDHYDVDYVINPWMEGNIHKSSRDRAVEQWQKLYHTLKNHAIVDLVPPQKGWPDMVFTANAGLVLGKNVVLSRFYHPERQGEEPHFKEWFESQGYNVYELPKDLPFEGAGDALLDREGRWLWAGYGFRSELDSHPYIAKWLNIEVVSLQLVDPRFYHLDTCFCPLAGGYLLYFPPAFDFYSNRIIEMRVPPEKRIAISEADAVNFACNAVNVDEIVIMNKASQDLRDRLQAVGFQVLETPLTEFLKAGGASKCLTLRVTEPVREERQANVPVESRVIRMEGHLLDSGLISRALDRVMECGGSFQVLNFNLGEQRQSTSSAEVKVSAPSHDVMEEIVAQLIDLGAVALPEEERDANLEPVEMDGVGPDDFYVTTIYPTEVRVNGQWVRVRYQRMDGAIAITYEGQTPVATCKLLRDLKVGEQVVVDVVGIRTVRKKESREQRNTQEFTFMSSGVSSERRVELVVDQVAWELRQIRDRGGKVVVTAGPVVIHTGGAEHLSWLIREGYVQALLGGNAIAVHDMEQSMMGTSLGVDMKRGVAVRGGHRHHLKTINTIRRYGSIAKAVEQGLLTKGVMYECVKNNIPFSLAGSIRDDGPLPDTQMDLIKAQEEYSRLIGGADMILMLSSMLHSIGVGNMTPSGVKMVCVDINPAVVTKLSDRGSVESTGVVTDVGLFLSLLVKQLEQLTSPYAVASAV encoded by the coding sequence TTATGTGATTAATCCTTGGATGGAGGGCAATATTCATAAATCCTCGCGGGATCGCGCTGTTGAGCAGTGGCAAAAGCTTTACCACACCCTTAAAAATCATGCAATTGTAGATTTAGTTCCCCCACAAAAAGGCTGGCCGGATATGGTATTTACGGCAAATGCCGGCCTGGTTTTGGGTAAAAATGTTGTTTTATCGCGGTTTTATCATCCAGAACGGCAAGGCGAAGAACCGCATTTTAAAGAATGGTTTGAATCGCAAGGTTATAATGTTTATGAATTGCCGAAAGATTTGCCGTTTGAAGGTGCTGGGGATGCGCTTTTAGATCGGGAAGGCCGCTGGTTGTGGGCCGGTTATGGTTTTCGCTCAGAATTAGATTCGCATCCTTATATTGCCAAATGGCTCAATATTGAGGTAGTTTCTTTACAGTTGGTAGATCCGCGTTTCTATCACCTTGATACTTGTTTTTGTCCTTTGGCCGGCGGTTATTTGTTGTATTTTCCCCCGGCTTTTGATTTCTATTCCAACCGCATTATCGAAATGCGTGTGCCGCCTGAAAAACGAATTGCAATTTCTGAAGCTGATGCCGTTAACTTTGCTTGCAATGCGGTGAATGTTGACGAAATTGTGATTATGAATAAAGCAAGTCAGGATCTAAGAGATCGCTTGCAAGCCGTTGGTTTTCAAGTGCTTGAAACGCCGCTGACGGAGTTTTTAAAAGCGGGGGGTGCGTCGAAGTGTTTGACGCTGCGAGTCACAGAGCCGGTGCGCGAAGAAAGGCAGGCAAATGTGCCGGTGGAAAGTCGCGTCATTCGCATGGAAGGTCATTTGCTTGACTCTGGTTTAATTAGCCGTGCTCTCGACCGTGTGATGGAGTGTGGCGGCAGTTTCCAAGTGTTGAATTTTAACTTGGGTGAACAGCGCCAAAGTACATCCTCGGCTGAGGTAAAAGTATCGGCTCCTTCTCACGATGTGATGGAGGAAATCGTCGCACAATTGATCGATTTAGGTGCGGTGGCGCTGCCAGAAGAAGAACGCGACGCCAACCTGGAGCCGGTGGAAATGGACGGCGTTGGGCCTGATGATTTTTACGTTACAACGATTTATCCAACGGAAGTAAGGGTAAATGGTCAGTGGGTGCGGGTGCGCTATCAGCGTATGGATGGGGCAATTGCGATTACCTACGAGGGACAAACGCCGGTGGCTACCTGTAAATTACTTCGTGATCTCAAAGTTGGTGAGCAGGTGGTGGTGGATGTGGTTGGCATTCGCACGGTTCGCAAAAAAGAATCGCGTGAACAGCGAAATACTCAGGAATTCACGTTTATGTCGTCTGGGGTGTCCAGCGAGCGCCGCGTTGAGTTAGTTGTGGATCAGGTGGCGTGGGAGTTGCGCCAAATTCGGGATCGCGGCGGTAAAGTTGTTGTGACTGCTGGGCCGGTTGTTATACATACCGGCGGTGCAGAACATCTGTCATGGTTGATTCGTGAGGGATATGTGCAGGCGTTGCTCGGCGGTAATGCGATTGCGGTGCATGATATGGAGCAGTCGATGATGGGAACGTCTCTCGGCGTGGATATGAAGCGCGGGGTAGCGGTTCGCGGTGGCCACCGGCACCATCTCAAGACGATTAATACAATTCGCCGCTATGGAAGTATAGCTAAGGCTGTTGAGCAAGGTCTTCTCACAAAAGGTGTAATGTATGAATGTGTGAAGAACAATATACCTTTTTCGCTGGCCGGTTCGATTCGGGATGATGGCCCGCTACCGGATACGCAGATGGATTTGATTAAGGCACAGGAAGAGTACAGCCGCTTGATTGGCGGTGCTGATATGATTTTGATGTTGTCTTCCATGTTGCACTCAATTGGTGTGGGAAATATGACGCCAAGTGGGGTAAAAATGGTCTGTGTTGATATTAACCCTGCTGTGGTTACAAAGCTCAGTGATCGCGGTTCTGTGGAGTCAACTGGTGTGGTAACTGATGTTGGTTTGTTCCTGAGTTTGTTGGTGAAACAACTTGAACAGTTAACGAGTCCTTACGCCGTTGCTTCTGCTGTTTAA